In Methylomagnum ishizawai, one DNA window encodes the following:
- a CDS encoding bifunctional DNA primase/polymerase → MTAPAQQPNLFQAINRLWPVDLDLIWLRERDKAPVQNQWTTQDRKTLSELKQSWRQGYNLGIRLGVRSVLREGVCCVGVDMDVRSDEARHFQEAYAAVEELLENPGQYPTVLSGRGNGSRHYYAAVEIERLPHTCHFRRSKDTVYDPARKKRVPAWEVDIGSTGRQFVAPGSVHPSGGVYTEAVPLDRIPDVPEAFYEALETVPETDIHRAVVIPISAADVDLDALPLPEGIKEKIRSGPAPEDEGRWPSRSEYFFAMLCALAAAGLDDETMCGVATCPAYAMSGKPLGNRKGIRASAMQWVARQIPRARAQAERWRLENRLDVDLSDPANNPGVDEFFDPENIAEMNRQKKYEVVPEAPAQHRPFPCETLNEVAAWLQSEAPEICWQTGQIAAIALASAAASRRYRTEFGDPLNLYTGIVTHSIGLVRHYKPALHRALAEAGYAGMIANGRFSSPGVLYNMLHRSPALLYVSDDYGSQLAFAKRQPSGAHEQTLSIFADIHNAKPIYLNNGQEAGIGKQGERVVIHHPALSILAMISADQLSTVVRASELGRGALEQFLFVLAPEDPAAYTMNDPEPGDVPGWIAAHLQAIRLIEQGDDTDLVKDNPAQEPDLRTVRFDAKLDAAYAAIMAISDRREARPILLSARAILRRLCAVLAVWANPPHPVVSREILAWTSGYVAANVRAFLEAFNILSTDDGKLTQYQQILDHIAQGGAEGRTPKDLSQRCWAFKKLSKEKRAETMDLLLEDGEVVQMPRGRGGKVYIAARFVKEAGAAEVFAEESGDTPPGGSV, encoded by the coding sequence ATGACGGCACCGGCCCAACAACCCAACCTGTTCCAGGCCATCAACCGGCTATGGCCGGTCGACCTGGATTTGATCTGGCTCCGGGAGCGCGACAAGGCGCCCGTCCAAAACCAATGGACCACCCAGGACCGCAAGACCCTGTCCGAACTCAAGCAAAGCTGGCGGCAAGGCTACAACCTGGGCATCCGGCTGGGCGTCCGGTCGGTGCTGCGGGAGGGCGTGTGTTGCGTGGGCGTGGACATGGACGTGCGCTCGGACGAGGCCCGCCACTTCCAGGAAGCCTACGCCGCCGTCGAGGAACTGCTGGAGAACCCCGGCCAATATCCGACCGTCCTGTCCGGGCGCGGCAACGGCTCCCGCCACTACTACGCCGCCGTCGAGATCGAGCGGCTACCCCACACCTGCCACTTCCGGCGCTCCAAGGACACGGTGTACGACCCGGCCCGGAAGAAGCGGGTACCGGCCTGGGAGGTGGATATCGGTTCCACCGGGCGGCAGTTCGTGGCCCCCGGTTCGGTCCACCCGTCGGGGGGCGTCTACACCGAGGCGGTGCCCCTCGACCGCATCCCCGACGTGCCGGAAGCCTTCTACGAGGCGCTGGAGACCGTCCCGGAAACCGATATCCACCGCGCCGTCGTCATCCCCATCAGCGCCGCCGACGTGGACCTCGACGCCCTGCCGTTGCCGGAAGGCATCAAGGAAAAGATCAGGTCCGGCCCGGCCCCGGAGGACGAGGGGCGCTGGCCCAGCCGTTCCGAGTATTTCTTCGCCATGCTCTGCGCCCTGGCCGCCGCCGGCCTGGACGACGAAACGATGTGCGGCGTGGCGACATGCCCGGCCTACGCGATGAGCGGGAAGCCGCTGGGGAACCGCAAGGGCATCCGCGCCTCGGCCATGCAATGGGTGGCCCGGCAGATTCCCCGTGCCCGCGCCCAGGCGGAACGCTGGAGGTTGGAAAACCGGCTGGACGTGGACCTCTCCGACCCGGCCAACAATCCGGGCGTCGACGAGTTCTTCGATCCCGAGAACATCGCGGAAATGAACCGGCAGAAGAAGTACGAGGTGGTGCCGGAAGCCCCGGCCCAACACAGGCCGTTCCCCTGCGAGACGCTGAACGAGGTGGCGGCGTGGCTGCAATCGGAGGCCCCGGAAATCTGTTGGCAGACCGGGCAGATAGCGGCCATCGCCCTGGCCAGCGCCGCCGCCAGCCGCCGGTACCGGACGGAGTTCGGCGACCCGCTGAACCTCTACACCGGCATCGTCACCCATTCCATCGGCCTGGTGCGGCACTACAAACCGGCCCTGCACCGCGCCCTGGCCGAAGCCGGATACGCGGGCATGATCGCCAATGGCCGGTTCTCGTCGCCGGGCGTGCTCTACAACATGCTGCACCGCTCGCCCGCCCTGCTCTACGTCTCGGACGACTATGGCTCCCAGCTCGCGTTCGCCAAGCGCCAGCCGTCAGGGGCGCATGAGCAGACCCTGTCGATCTTCGCCGATATCCACAACGCCAAGCCCATATACCTCAACAACGGGCAGGAGGCCGGGATTGGCAAGCAGGGCGAGCGGGTGGTCATCCACCACCCCGCGCTGTCCATCCTGGCCATGATTTCGGCGGACCAGCTCTCCACCGTGGTCCGGGCCTCCGAACTCGGGCGCGGCGCCCTCGAACAATTCCTGTTCGTCCTGGCCCCGGAAGACCCCGCCGCCTACACCATGAACGACCCCGAGCCCGGCGACGTGCCGGGCTGGATCGCCGCGCATCTCCAGGCCATCCGCCTGATCGAGCAAGGCGACGACACCGACCTGGTGAAGGACAACCCCGCGCAAGAGCCGGACCTGAGGACCGTGCGGTTCGACGCCAAGCTCGACGCGGCCTACGCGGCGATCATGGCGATCTCCGACCGGCGCGAGGCCCGGCCCATCCTGCTGTCGGCGCGGGCCATCCTGCGGCGGCTGTGCGCCGTCCTGGCGGTGTGGGCCAACCCGCCCCATCCGGTGGTGTCGCGGGAAATCCTGGCCTGGACTTCCGGTTACGTGGCCGCCAACGTCCGGGCGTTCCTGGAAGCCTTCAACATCCTCAGCACCGACGACGGGAAGCTGACCCAGTACCAGCAAATCCTCGACCATATCGCCCAGGGCGGCGCGGAGGGCCGGACCCCGAAAGACCTGAGCCAGCGCTGTTGGGCCTTCAAGAAGCTTTCCAAGGAAAAGCGGGCCGAGACGATGGATTTGCTGCTGGAGGATGGGGAGGTCGTGCAGATGCCCAGGGGGCGCGGCGGCAAGGTCTACATCGCGGCGCGGTTCGTCAAGGAGGCCGGGGCCGCGGAGGTATTCGCGGAGGAATCCGGCGATACGCCTCCGGGGGGAAGCGTATGA
- a CDS encoding XF1762 family protein, which yields MSLEIRPVTFDTAKAFIARHHRHHGPTRSWKFGVGVSRGDDLVGVIVVGRPVARALDDGFTAEVTRCCTDGTRNACSKLYGTAARICRAMGYRRIVTYTLDTEAGTSLEAAGWTFAAMTQGHREWSCPSRPRETKAPTCAKKRWEKPLFRVVRIAE from the coding sequence ATGAGCCTGGAAATCCGCCCGGTGACGTTCGATACGGCCAAGGCGTTCATCGCCCGCCACCACCGCCACCACGGCCCCACCCGCTCGTGGAAGTTCGGCGTCGGGGTGTCGCGGGGGGATGACCTGGTGGGCGTCATCGTGGTGGGCCGGCCCGTGGCCCGCGCCCTGGACGACGGTTTCACCGCGGAAGTCACGCGCTGCTGCACCGACGGCACCCGCAACGCCTGCTCGAAACTGTACGGCACCGCCGCCCGGATCTGCCGGGCAATGGGCTACCGCCGGATCGTCACCTACACCCTGGACACCGAGGCCGGGACCAGCCTGGAAGCGGCGGGCTGGACCTTCGCGGCCATGACCCAAGGGCACCGGGAATGGTCGTGCCCCTCCCGCCCCAGGGAAACCAAGGCACCGACCTGCGCGAAGAAACGGTGGGAAAAGCCGCTGTTCCGGGTCGTGAGGATAGCTGAATGA
- a CDS encoding YdaS family helix-turn-helix protein → MDLKTYLRSLSQQQKEDFATRCSCTLQHIKFVAYRAKQASETLAMAIERQSGGAVTVEELRPDLIEHWAYIRGTAKRVPEDAETLNQAA, encoded by the coding sequence ATGGACCTAAAGACATATCTGCGCTCCTTGAGCCAACAACAGAAAGAAGACTTCGCCACCCGGTGTAGCTGCACCTTGCAGCACATCAAATTCGTGGCGTATCGGGCAAAGCAGGCTTCCGAAACCCTCGCCATGGCCATCGAGCGCCAGTCCGGCGGCGCGGTTACGGTCGAGGAACTGCGCCCCGACCTGATCGAGCATTGGGCCTACATCCGGGGCACGGCCAAGCGCGTGCCGGAGGATGCGGAAACTTTGAACCAAGCCGCCTAG
- a CDS encoding ATP-binding protein has protein sequence MAEPQQKKMSLANVTIGRIQRPFMMALYGVDGVGKSTLAAGAPNPIFINAEDGSSELDVARFPGAENKAELEEAINVLLREEHGFNTVVLDSIDWAETMIRQDLCDQFRVESLEDVRGGFGKGTVALREQFVRFLDLLAYLRTYRDMNIIVIGHCEVKKFEDPTTAAGYDRYRIKLDEVNAARLREACDVVAFYNYDTALMAKENRQGEIQGKARGKSFDKHELHFRRSAAFDAKARTLNGYALPAKIVVPPDEPPGNSFRAFGYAIGITDPPIQPGP, from the coding sequence ATGGCTGAACCACAACAAAAGAAGATGTCGCTGGCGAACGTCACCATCGGCAGGATCCAGAGGCCGTTCATGATGGCGCTCTACGGCGTGGACGGGGTGGGCAAATCGACGCTCGCCGCCGGTGCCCCCAATCCCATTTTCATCAACGCCGAGGACGGCAGCAGCGAACTCGACGTGGCGCGGTTCCCCGGCGCGGAAAACAAGGCCGAGCTTGAGGAGGCCATCAACGTCTTGCTGAGGGAGGAACACGGGTTCAATACCGTGGTGCTGGACAGCATCGACTGGGCGGAAACCATGATCCGGCAGGACCTGTGCGACCAGTTCCGGGTGGAATCCCTGGAGGATGTGCGCGGGGGATTCGGCAAGGGCACGGTGGCCCTGCGCGAGCAATTCGTCCGTTTCCTGGATTTGCTTGCCTACCTCCGCACCTACCGGGACATGAACATCATCGTCATCGGGCACTGCGAGGTGAAGAAATTCGAGGACCCCACCACCGCCGCCGGTTACGACCGCTACCGGATCAAGCTCGACGAGGTGAACGCCGCCCGGCTGCGGGAAGCCTGCGACGTGGTGGCCTTCTACAACTACGACACCGCGCTCATGGCCAAGGAAAACCGCCAGGGCGAAATCCAGGGCAAGGCCCGCGGCAAATCCTTCGACAAGCACGAACTCCACTTCAGGCGCAGCGCGGCCTTCGACGCCAAGGCCCGCACCCTCAACGGCTATGCCCTGCCCGCCAAGATCGTCGTCCCGCCGGACGAACCGCCGGGAAACAGCTTCCGGGCGTTCGGGTATGCCATCGGCATCACCGACCCCCCTATCCAACCGGGGCCATAA
- a CDS encoding DUF669 domain-containing protein — MNYPEYEDDFAFDNDMGSVDENAGNYGPMPAGKYGMQAVEIEVKTCKEPSNGKMVAVTFQVVDGSNNRKIFENYCLQHTNDTTKRIAEQAVKQWMKACGYTGNERLAARLLKTLEGREFTAHVIVEKSKDPQYGDRNRIRQFEASGGYAPQQRPTPAPAPQQRPAPVPRSSGPPRLPSNNARPRRNTRTPARPRPVHSPSPPKPPFRPAPPAASPGNAAHNLTG; from the coding sequence ATGAACTACCCAGAATATGAAGATGATTTCGCGTTCGACAACGATATGGGTTCGGTCGATGAAAACGCGGGCAATTACGGCCCGATGCCCGCCGGGAAATATGGGATGCAGGCGGTGGAAATCGAGGTTAAAACCTGCAAGGAACCGAGCAACGGCAAGATGGTGGCCGTCACCTTCCAAGTGGTGGACGGCTCCAACAACCGCAAGATTTTCGAGAACTACTGCTTGCAGCATACCAACGACACCACCAAGCGGATCGCCGAACAGGCGGTCAAGCAATGGATGAAGGCGTGCGGCTATACCGGCAACGAACGCCTCGCCGCCAGGCTGCTGAAGACCCTGGAAGGCCGCGAATTCACGGCCCACGTCATCGTCGAGAAGAGCAAGGACCCGCAGTACGGCGACCGCAACCGCATCCGCCAGTTCGAGGCGTCCGGCGGGTATGCCCCCCAACAGCGCCCCACGCCGGCCCCCGCCCCCCAACAGCGTCCCGCGCCGGTCCCCCGCAGCAGCGGCCCGCCCCGGCTCCCCAGCAACAACGCCCGGCCCCGGCGCAATACCAGGACCCCAGCCAGGCCGCGCCCAGTCCACAGCCCCAGCCCGCCCAAGCCGCCATTCCGCCCCGCCCCACCGGCGGCAAGCCCTGGGAACGCCGCACATAACCTGACCGGATAA
- a CDS encoding DEAD/DEAH box helicase: MTQKKITLRDYQRWALDKLYEWFAENPEGNPIVSACVGAGKSILIAALCREAVEWDSRNKSRILVIAPSKELAEQNLEKLVELCPDLGIGVLSASLGRKQYSHRDDVVIGTPGTIVKVAEKLGFFDLVLCDESHLINPKDTGMYREIIRKLKTNNHYLRVVGWTGTAFRGNGIWLTEGGEALFTDIAASVGMKELLKKGFLAPLVIGATATQVSGDGLRTASGDYVVSELAQRLDRDELTEKIVGEIMEQGRDRKKWLVFCVTVAHAEHMAAEFKRRGIASAVVSEKTPKSEREAIVKGFKLGRVKALCNVACLTTGFDVPDLDLIALVRNTKSPVLYVQIAGRGMRIAGKDIEESIRNGKADCLWLDFTDTTALLGPVDDIRGRPAPRKKDGENHGTPFKPCAECGAINPAGATRCKTCGTAFPPPAPTLNTVASQATILTATGPRLETFPVDGIGYQSPISNKTGKPYLQILFQSDLSYFRINLFLEHEGYARDKSIRQWKELTTPPTEPRDVVDAVQKIQRGEVRFKDVESIAVDMVSKWKDITQVNYRREAEAA; encoded by the coding sequence ATGACCCAGAAAAAAATAACGCTACGCGACTACCAGCGCTGGGCGCTGGATAAGCTCTACGAATGGTTCGCCGAGAACCCGGAAGGAAACCCCATCGTTTCGGCCTGCGTGGGCGCGGGCAAATCGATCCTCATCGCCGCCCTGTGCCGGGAGGCCGTGGAATGGGATTCCCGCAATAAAAGCCGGATCCTGGTGATCGCCCCGTCCAAGGAATTGGCGGAGCAAAACCTGGAGAAGCTGGTGGAACTGTGCCCGGACCTGGGGATAGGCGTGCTGTCCGCCAGCCTGGGGCGCAAGCAATACAGCCACCGGGACGACGTGGTGATCGGCACGCCCGGCACCATCGTCAAGGTGGCGGAAAAGCTCGGGTTTTTCGATTTGGTTTTGTGTGATGAAAGCCACCTCATCAACCCGAAGGATACCGGCATGTACCGGGAAATCATCCGCAAGCTGAAAACCAACAACCACTACCTGCGGGTGGTGGGCTGGACCGGGACGGCGTTCCGGGGCAATGGCATCTGGCTCACCGAGGGCGGCGAAGCCCTGTTCACCGACATCGCGGCCAGCGTGGGCATGAAGGAATTGCTCAAAAAGGGATTCCTGGCCCCCCTGGTGATCGGGGCCACCGCCACCCAGGTTTCCGGCGACGGCCTCCGCACGGCGAGCGGCGACTACGTGGTGTCGGAGCTGGCCCAGCGCCTGGACCGCGACGAACTCACGGAGAAGATCGTCGGCGAGATCATGGAGCAGGGCCGGGACCGCAAGAAATGGCTGGTGTTCTGCGTCACAGTGGCCCACGCCGAACACATGGCCGCCGAGTTCAAGCGGCGCGGCATCGCGTCCGCCGTCGTCAGCGAGAAGACCCCCAAGTCGGAACGGGAGGCCATCGTCAAGGGCTTCAAGCTCGGGCGCGTCAAGGCGCTGTGCAACGTCGCCTGCCTCACCACCGGCTTCGACGTGCCCGACCTGGATTTGATCGCCCTGGTCCGCAACACCAAATCCCCCGTGCTGTATGTCCAGATCGCCGGGCGCGGGATGCGCATCGCGGGCAAGGACATCGAGGAATCCATCCGCAACGGCAAGGCCGACTGCCTGTGGCTCGACTTCACCGACACCACGGCCTTGCTCGGCCCCGTGGACGATATCCGCGGGCGTCCCGCGCCCCGCAAGAAAGACGGGGAAAACCACGGAACCCCGTTCAAGCCGTGCGCCGAATGCGGGGCCATCAACCCGGCGGGCGCCACCCGCTGCAAGACCTGCGGCACGGCCTTCCCGCCGCCCGCCCCCACCCTCAACACCGTGGCCTCCCAGGCCACCATCCTGACGGCGACCGGCCCGCGCCTGGAAACCTTCCCCGTCGATGGCATCGGCTACCAATCCCCGATATCCAACAAAACCGGAAAACCTTATCTACAAATCCTGTTCCAAAGCGACCTGTCGTATTTCCGCATCAATCTCTTTTTGGAACACGAGGGTTATGCGCGGGATAAATCGATCAGGCAATGGAAGGAATTGACCACGCCCCCCACGGAACCCCGCGACGTGGTGGATGCCGTTCAAAAAATCCAGCGCGGAGAGGTTCGGTTCAAGGACGTGGAATCGATAGCGGTGGATATGGTTTCCAAATGGAAGGACATAACCCAGGTGAATTATCGGCGGGAAGCGGAGGCGGCGTAA
- the rdgC gene encoding recombination-associated protein RdgC, with amino-acid sequence MFFKNLLLFLFTEPFPLDATDLDGRIRQRRFQGCGSLEPASLGWVPPTGKSDAASLVHAANGFLMICLRREEKILPAGVVNEVLADRIEEIESRRGTPVRRKEKDALRDEVMQDLLPRAFVHSKRTYAYIDPKGGWLVVDSASAKKADELTSLLRQCLGSLPVVPFATKYMPSTIMTHWLAEDGPPAGVVLDTDAELRSPEEDGGTVRCRKHDLGAPEIQNHLEAGKEVIKLALTYRDRIGFVLDEALTIKRLRFLDLVQEKAEEVDTDDAEERFDADFAVMTLELAEFLPALAGMFGGVNVERRK; translated from the coding sequence ATGTTCTTCAAAAACCTCCTGTTATTCCTATTCACCGAACCTTTCCCCCTGGACGCCACCGACCTGGATGGGCGCATCCGGCAACGTCGGTTCCAGGGCTGTGGCTCCCTTGAGCCCGCCAGCCTGGGGTGGGTTCCACCGACGGGCAAATCCGACGCCGCGTCCCTGGTCCACGCCGCCAACGGCTTCCTGATGATCTGCCTGCGCCGGGAAGAGAAGATACTCCCGGCCGGCGTGGTGAACGAGGTGCTGGCCGACCGGATTGAAGAGATCGAATCCCGGCGTGGAACCCCGGTGCGGCGCAAGGAGAAGGACGCGCTGCGCGACGAGGTGATGCAGGACTTGCTGCCGCGGGCCTTCGTCCACAGCAAGCGGACCTATGCCTACATCGATCCCAAGGGCGGCTGGCTGGTGGTGGACAGCGCCAGCGCCAAGAAGGCCGACGAACTCACCAGCCTGTTGCGGCAATGCCTGGGCAGTCTGCCGGTGGTGCCGTTCGCCACCAAGTACATGCCAAGCACCATCATGACCCATTGGTTGGCCGAGGATGGCCCGCCCGCCGGGGTCGTGCTGGACACCGATGCCGAACTGCGTTCCCCGGAGGAGGATGGCGGCACCGTGCGCTGCCGCAAGCACGACCTGGGCGCCCCGGAAATCCAGAATCACCTTGAGGCCGGGAAGGAGGTCATCAAGCTGGCCTTGACCTACCGGGACCGCATCGGCTTCGTGCTGGACGAGGCTTTGACCATCAAGCGCCTGCGGTTCCTCGACCTGGTGCAGGAGAAGGCGGAGGAGGTGGACACGGACGACGCGGAGGAACGGTTCGATGCGGATTTCGCGGTGATGACGCTGGAGTTGGCGGAATTCCTTCCGGCGCTGGCGGGGATGTTCGGGGGGGTGAATGTGGAGCGGCGGAAATGA
- a CDS encoding helix-turn-helix transcriptional regulator, protein MRPEQAILYIADVAALLGKSYPAIQGMDRRGDLPPSFRLGGKVAWKRETIMAWIDGQESEARAKREAKEKEKGRAGRKRLGYEVEIVRAST, encoded by the coding sequence ATGAGACCAGAGCAAGCAATCCTCTACATCGCCGACGTAGCGGCCTTATTGGGGAAAAGCTACCCAGCAATCCAGGGGATGGATAGGCGCGGAGATTTGCCCCCATCGTTCCGGCTGGGCGGAAAGGTCGCATGGAAGCGTGAGACCATCATGGCGTGGATCGATGGCCAGGAATCCGAGGCCAGGGCGAAGCGGGAGGCGAAGGAAAAGGAGAAGGGGAGGGCGGGGCGGAAGCGGTTAGGGTATGAGGTGGAGATCGTGAGGGCATCAACCTAA
- a CDS encoding tyrosine-type recombinase/integrase, translating to MARIRKRGDSWQAEVIRKGFKPISRTFDRKADAEKWSKEVEAQMLGGRYVDTREAESLTVADALNRYKREVTPGKKGAKREADRIERWRADPLASKSIAALRSSDLAAWRDAKIRIGLSPNSVRLELALISHLYTIAAKEWGLPVVNPCANIRKPSAGPGREVRMSPTQETAILAEAAQINPELPAWIVLAVETGMRRGEVAGLRWEWIKGRVARLPDTKNGSARDVPLSPRAQDVLSALPRRIDGRVLGMDLDWVTKAFGEAAARAGCPEIRFHDLRHEATSRFFEKGLGIMEVATITGHKTLAMLRRYTHMSAERLADKLG from the coding sequence ATGGCCCGCATCCGTAAACGCGGCGACTCCTGGCAGGCCGAAGTCATCCGCAAAGGCTTCAAGCCGATTTCCCGGACCTTCGACCGCAAGGCCGACGCCGAGAAATGGAGCAAGGAAGTGGAGGCCCAGATGCTGGGCGGGCGCTATGTGGACACCAGGGAGGCCGAATCTCTCACGGTCGCCGACGCCCTGAACCGCTACAAGCGCGAGGTCACCCCTGGCAAGAAGGGCGCGAAGCGCGAGGCCGACCGCATCGAGCGGTGGCGTGCCGACCCCCTGGCGTCCAAGTCCATCGCCGCGCTCCGCAGTTCCGATCTTGCCGCATGGCGCGACGCCAAGATCAGGATCGGGCTGTCGCCGAACTCCGTGCGCCTGGAACTCGCCCTGATTTCCCATCTCTACACCATTGCCGCCAAAGAGTGGGGGCTTCCCGTCGTCAACCCCTGCGCCAACATCCGCAAGCCCAGTGCCGGGCCGGGCCGGGAGGTCCGTATGTCGCCCACCCAGGAAACCGCCATCCTGGCCGAAGCCGCTCAAATTAACCCCGAGTTGCCCGCGTGGATCGTCCTGGCGGTCGAGACGGGGATGCGGCGAGGCGAGGTGGCGGGACTGCGCTGGGAGTGGATCAAGGGCCGCGTAGCGCGGTTGCCGGACACGAAGAACGGAAGCGCCCGCGATGTGCCGCTGTCCCCCCGCGCCCAGGATGTGCTGTCCGCCCTGCCCCGCCGGATCGATGGGCGCGTGCTGGGGATGGACCTGGATTGGGTGACGAAAGCGTTCGGGGAAGCGGCGGCGCGGGCCGGATGCCCGGAAATCCGCTTCCACGACCTGCGGCACGAAGCCACAAGCCGGTTTTTCGAGAAGGGATTGGGGATTATGGAGGTCGCCACCATCACCGGGCATAAAACCCTGGCGATGCTCAGGCGCTACACCCATATGAGCGCGGAAAGGCTGGCGGACAAGTTAGGTTGA
- a CDS encoding response regulator: protein MINILLVDDHELVRTGIEHLLRAGKDMNVVGVGASGEEAIELTEQLGPDVILMDINMPGMGGIEACRKINHKHPQVKIVALSVYADGPYPHQLLSQGADGYLSKNCPPSELMAAVRTVHGGGKYLSQDVANKMALASLPGQTTTPFDQLSYRELQFVLMTLQGKSMQQMGDLLNISPKTVTTYRYRAFEKLGVKNGVELTKLAVQFDLARDELIASKQPRW from the coding sequence ATGATCAATATCCTGCTGGTAGACGATCATGAACTGGTTCGCACTGGCATCGAACACCTGTTGCGGGCGGGCAAGGATATGAACGTGGTGGGCGTGGGCGCTTCGGGGGAAGAGGCCATCGAGTTGACCGAACAACTCGGCCCCGATGTCATCCTGATGGACATCAACATGCCCGGCATGGGTGGTATCGAAGCCTGCCGCAAGATCAACCACAAGCATCCGCAAGTGAAGATCGTGGCCCTGAGCGTCTATGCCGACGGCCCATACCCGCACCAACTGCTGAGCCAGGGCGCTGACGGTTATCTCTCGAAGAACTGTCCGCCCAGCGAACTCATGGCCGCCGTGCGGACGGTCCACGGGGGCGGGAAATATCTGAGCCAGGACGTGGCGAACAAGATGGCCCTGGCCTCGCTCCCCGGCCAGACCACGACCCCTTTCGACCAACTGTCGTACCGGGAATTACAGTTCGTCCTCATGACCCTGCAAGGCAAATCGATGCAGCAAATGGGCGACCTGCTGAACATCAGCCCTAAGACCGTGACCACCTACCGTTACCGTGCCTTCGAGAAGCTGGGCGTGAAAAACGGCGTGGAGCTGACCAAATTAGCTGTCCAGTTCGACTTGGCGCGGGATGAATTGATCGCTTCCAAACAGCCCCGGTGGTGA